A segment of the Collimonas fungivorans genome:
GAACAGCGCGCCGACGGTTCGCGCCGCACCACGCGTTACGACATCGACCTGACCAAATGCATTTTCTGCGGTTTCTGCGAAGAGTCTTGCCCGGTCGATTCGATCGTCGAGACCCACATCCTGGAATACCACGGTGAAAAGCGCGGCGATCTGTACTACACCAAGGAAATGCTGCTGGCCGTGGGCGACCGTTACGAACCCGAGATTGCCGCGGCGCGCGCCGCGGATGCTGCATACCGATAACAACGCTGGTGTTTGATGACTGGCGATGCTTTTTTAGCTGACGTTTTTTAGCCGAATTTTTGGGCCATTATGGAATTTAAGACCTTCTTGTTCTACGCGTTTTCGGTGGTGCTGGTGATCGCCGCCTTGCGCGTGATTACTGCACGCAATCCAGTACACGCCGCGCTGTTCCTGGTATTGTCGTTTTTCTCCGCGGCCGGCATCTGGATGCTGCTGAAAGCCGAATTCCTGTCCATCGTGCTGGT
Coding sequences within it:
- the nuoI gene encoding NADH-quinone oxidoreductase subunit NuoI, with protein sequence MEAIKDFFGSLMLLELLKGLRLTGRYLFARKITVLFPEEKTPQSPRFRGLHALRRYPNGEERCIACKLCEAVCPAMAITIESEQRADGSRRTTRYDIDLTKCIFCGFCEESCPVDSIVETHILEYHGEKRGDLYYTKEMLLAVGDRYEPEIAAARAADAAYR